Proteins found in one Terribacillus sp. DMT04 genomic segment:
- the pxpB gene encoding 5-oxoprolinase subunit PxpB produces the protein MTLTYHPLGDTGIQLVFGQTILEETNQHIRLFAARLKAERIEGITEWVPAYTTLSIFYRPEKIRYQALKERLEQLYDRIQGGVAAAASLVYEIPTYYGGETGADLAFVAEHNGLSEEEVIRIHSSQDYLIYMMGFVPGFPYLGGMPEEIATPRRENPRARIEAGSVGIAASQTGIYSLESPGGWQIIGKTPVKLYDPESQQPILLSSGHYLRFVPISQSEYDAIAEAVRAGEYEINTKEK, from the coding sequence ATGACGCTTACTTATCATCCTTTAGGAGATACAGGCATTCAGCTCGTTTTCGGACAGACAATCTTAGAGGAAACGAATCAACATATCCGGCTGTTCGCTGCACGCCTTAAGGCGGAGCGAATCGAAGGCATTACCGAATGGGTACCGGCTTATACGACCTTATCCATTTTCTACCGACCCGAGAAAATTCGCTACCAAGCTCTCAAAGAGCGACTGGAGCAGCTATATGATAGGATTCAAGGAGGAGTGGCGGCAGCTGCTTCTCTTGTTTATGAGATTCCCACGTATTATGGAGGGGAAACAGGTGCTGATCTGGCTTTTGTTGCCGAACATAATGGTCTGTCAGAAGAGGAAGTAATTCGAATTCATTCGAGCCAAGATTATTTGATATATATGATGGGATTTGTTCCGGGTTTTCCGTACTTAGGCGGTATGCCGGAAGAGATTGCTACACCGCGCCGGGAAAATCCGCGTGCGAGAATAGAGGCGGGGTCTGTTGGGATAGCAGCTTCGCAAACAGGCATTTATTCGCTGGAATCACCTGGCGGATGGCAAATTATCGGAAAGACGCCGGTGAAGTTATATGATCCAGAAAGCCAACAGCCAATCTTGCTGTCTTCTGGACATTATTTGCGTTTTGTACCTATTTCCCAGAGTGAGTACGATGCGATTGCAGAAGCGGTTCGAGCTGGAGAATATGAGATCAACACTAAGGAAAAGTGA
- a CDS encoding VOC family protein, with translation MWKQLQCQAIYTENIDQSIAFYESMGLSKAWDTFQDEEHRWRLAGMKFPNGETELVLKDNPNLAFAETEIVVDDVHAVFTHLTEKTDIKWIKQPFPNALGGHVAVMQAPDKNVFVLVGK, from the coding sequence ATGTGGAAGCAGCTGCAATGCCAAGCTATTTACACAGAAAATATCGACCAATCAATTGCTTTCTATGAATCGATGGGATTGTCCAAAGCGTGGGATACGTTTCAAGATGAAGAACACCGCTGGCGGCTGGCAGGAATGAAGTTTCCGAACGGAGAAACCGAATTGGTCTTAAAGGATAATCCAAATCTAGCTTTTGCTGAAACAGAAATTGTTGTAGATGATGTACATGCAGTTTTTACTCATTTAACGGAGAAAACCGATATAAAGTGGATTAAACAGCCGTTCCCCAACGCGCTTGGCGGTCATGTTGCTGTTATGCAGGCACCGGATAAGAATGTTTTTGTGTTGGTTGGAAAATGA
- a CDS encoding biotin-dependent carboxyltransferase family protein, translated as MSRPLFQVIKPGLLTTFQDLGRTGYQEYGVVVAGAMDDYSLQIANLLVGNQRNEAALEVTMMGPTLKVLKDTVISICGGNLSPRVNGIPVPMWKSIAVKEGQLIEFGQPLEGIRSYISVAGGFDLPVVMGSKSTFLKAKLGGMNGRALEKEDMLCGFEQAQSVAGRSLHYDAIPVYKKEVTVRVILGPHQDAFTKEALDTFLSSAYEITPQSDRMGYRLNGPELKHKTSADIISEAIPLGGIQVPANGQPIILMADRQTTGGYTRIATVIAADMPKLAQAAPGSVVRFEAVSVDEAQALYLRKEKIVSVLEKIVM; from the coding sequence ATGAGTAGACCACTATTTCAAGTAATCAAGCCTGGGTTGCTGACAACTTTCCAGGATCTTGGCAGAACCGGCTATCAGGAGTATGGAGTTGTCGTGGCTGGTGCAATGGATGATTATTCCCTGCAGATTGCCAACCTACTTGTCGGCAACCAGCGAAATGAAGCTGCGCTAGAAGTAACGATGATGGGACCGACATTGAAAGTCTTAAAGGATACGGTTATCAGTATTTGTGGTGGGAATCTCTCTCCGCGAGTAAATGGGATACCTGTACCGATGTGGAAAAGTATTGCTGTGAAGGAAGGGCAGCTGATTGAATTTGGCCAGCCGCTAGAAGGCATTCGTTCTTATATAAGTGTGGCAGGCGGCTTTGATTTACCGGTTGTCATGGGAAGCAAATCCACCTTCCTCAAGGCAAAATTAGGCGGTATGAATGGACGGGCGCTTGAGAAGGAAGATATGCTGTGCGGATTTGAACAGGCGCAGTCAGTGGCGGGTCGGTCACTTCATTATGACGCTATACCAGTTTATAAGAAGGAAGTCACGGTCCGTGTCATTCTTGGTCCGCATCAAGATGCATTTACTAAAGAGGCGCTTGATACATTCTTATCATCGGCCTATGAAATCACACCACAGTCAGATCGCATGGGCTATCGCCTGAACGGTCCAGAACTAAAACATAAAACCTCAGCAGACATTATCTCAGAAGCCATTCCGCTCGGAGGTATTCAAGTACCAGCCAATGGCCAGCCGATCATCTTGATGGCTGATCGTCAGACGACAGGCGGTTATACACGTATTGCGACAGTAATTGCTGCAGATATGCCGAAACTGGCACAGGCCGCTCCAGGATCTGTTGTTCGGTTTGAGGCCGTTAGTGTGGATGAGGCGCAAGCGCTTTATCTTAGAAAAGAGAAAATCGTTAGTGTACTAGAGAAAATAGTAATGTAG
- the ahpC gene encoding alkyl hydroperoxide reductase subunit C translates to MSLIGKEVQPFTAQAYKNGDFVEVTEQNFKGNWSVVCFYPADFSFVCPTELEDLQGQYSALQDLGVEVFSVSTDTHFVHKGWHDSSEKIGKITYAMIGDPSQAISRQFDVLNEESGLADRGTFVIDPDGVIQTVEINADGIGRDASTLVNKIKAAQYVRQNPGEVCPAKWEEGGETLTPSLDLVGKI, encoded by the coding sequence ATGTCACTTATCGGCAAAGAAGTACAACCATTCACAGCACAAGCTTACAAAAACGGTGATTTCGTTGAGGTAACAGAACAGAATTTCAAAGGTAACTGGAGCGTCGTTTGCTTCTACCCTGCAGATTTCAGCTTTGTTTGCCCAACTGAACTAGAAGACCTTCAAGGTCAGTACAGCGCACTTCAAGATTTAGGTGTAGAAGTATTCTCTGTTTCAACTGATACACACTTCGTACATAAAGGCTGGCATGACAGCTCCGAAAAAATCGGCAAAATCACGTACGCAATGATTGGTGATCCATCTCAAGCAATCTCTCGTCAATTCGATGTTTTGAATGAAGAATCTGGTCTTGCTGACCGCGGTACATTCGTTATCGATCCAGACGGTGTTATTCAAACTGTAGAAATCAATGCAGACGGAATCGGCCGTGACGCAAGCACACTAGTAAACAAAATCAAAGCAGCACAGTACGTACGCCAAAATCCAGGTGAAGTTTGCCCGGCTAAATGGGAAGAAGGCGGCGAAACACTAACACCTAGCTTGGACCTTGTAGGTAAAATCTAA
- a CDS encoding LamB/YcsF family protein: MQTIDLNSDLGESFGAYTIGNDAEVLKYISSANIACGFHAGDANVMVETLKTAAELGVGIGAHPGFPDLAGFGRRNMNLSPKEIYNMVVYQVGAIQGAAKACGTQVQHVKPHGALYNMASKDAALAEAIAEAVHAVDPELVLFGLAGSELVRAGEKIGLRVAQEVFADRTYQSDGTLTPRTQPNAMIHDVTVAVDRVVRMIQEGKVTAVDGTDVSIQADTICVHGDEPEALRFVQQLRERLQTENITIQKFRGKSL, encoded by the coding sequence ATGCAGACAATTGACTTGAATAGTGATTTGGGCGAAAGTTTTGGTGCTTATACCATTGGGAACGATGCCGAAGTATTGAAGTACATATCATCTGCCAATATTGCTTGCGGATTTCACGCGGGTGACGCCAATGTTATGGTGGAAACTTTGAAAACAGCAGCGGAGCTAGGAGTAGGAATTGGTGCGCATCCGGGCTTTCCTGATTTGGCAGGCTTTGGTCGTCGTAATATGAATCTCTCGCCTAAAGAGATTTATAATATGGTTGTATACCAAGTTGGTGCTATACAAGGTGCAGCCAAAGCTTGCGGGACGCAGGTTCAGCATGTGAAGCCGCACGGTGCACTTTACAATATGGCATCCAAGGATGCGGCGTTGGCGGAAGCGATTGCTGAAGCTGTGCATGCGGTTGATCCAGAGCTAGTACTGTTCGGTTTAGCAGGCAGTGAACTTGTGCGTGCGGGAGAGAAGATAGGCTTACGTGTGGCGCAAGAAGTATTTGCGGATAGAACTTATCAGTCTGATGGCACACTAACGCCTCGTACCCAGCCGAATGCGATGATTCATGATGTGACGGTTGCGGTTGATCGTGTTGTTCGTATGATTCAGGAAGGAAAAGTAACGGCGGTTGATGGGACGGACGTTTCCATTCAGGCGGATACGATATGTGTCCATGGAGATGAACCGGAGGCATTGCGTTTTGTCCAGCAGCTTCGTGAGAGATTGCAGACAGAAAACATTACCATTCAAAAATTTCGGGGCAAATCATTATGA
- a CDS encoding alkaline phosphatase produces the protein MSKKLLGVTLAGTLAIGSIGLTNLDQEEAEAKKGAKVKNVIVLVKDGVSSSTTTLSRWYKGSDLAMDEMAAGGVRTYSADSAITDSAPAGTAMATGNKSNDKFVGVLPEKITSPGVDEDLADDPYRPVTNVLEGAKTKGKATGLISTSEIQHATPAAFSSHAEHRQQYDNIAEQQVYQNIDVVLGGGKETLESGNRKDGENLLEVIDNRGYDFVETREDLLNSGSKKIWGSFAPAALAYDMDKEVTQPEEPTLAEMTKKGIQTLSKDKDGFFLFVEGSKPDWAAHANDPVGMVSDTLAFDDAVKEALDFAKKDKHTMVIAVSDHGNSGISIGNENTDGTYSSTPVSAYVDPLKEAKMTVEGALSQLNEDGSNRLEVAALYGITNPTKKEKRAINKAEDLGGTLVDLLAQRANLGFTTGGHTGEDVFLYSYGPGKPSGMIQNTDIAHSAADAMGFKLDKLSRNMFIEAEDAFGNWGEVSVDTSNEANPVLVVDRGRKKAQFPVNKNIAIVNDREYELDSVTVQSGGKFYVSKEAVKIVKRAK, from the coding sequence ATGAGCAAAAAATTACTTGGTGTTACATTAGCGGGAACGTTGGCGATAGGATCTATTGGTTTAACTAATCTGGATCAGGAGGAAGCAGAGGCGAAGAAAGGTGCTAAGGTGAAAAATGTTATTGTCCTTGTGAAGGACGGCGTCAGCTCTTCCACGACAACTTTATCCAGATGGTATAAAGGCAGTGACTTGGCTATGGATGAAATGGCTGCGGGAGGCGTGCGTACATATTCAGCTGATTCGGCAATAACGGATTCAGCGCCAGCGGGAACAGCAATGGCTACTGGTAACAAATCAAATGATAAGTTTGTCGGCGTCCTGCCAGAAAAAATAACGTCACCTGGAGTGGATGAAGATCTTGCCGATGACCCATATCGTCCGGTAACGAATGTACTCGAAGGTGCGAAGACGAAAGGGAAAGCAACTGGTCTTATTTCAACATCTGAAATCCAGCATGCGACTCCGGCAGCGTTTTCTTCCCATGCCGAACATCGCCAGCAATATGACAATATTGCAGAGCAGCAAGTGTATCAAAATATTGATGTTGTTCTTGGCGGCGGGAAAGAAACACTGGAGAGTGGAAATCGAAAAGATGGCGAGAATTTACTAGAAGTAATTGATAACAGAGGCTATGATTTTGTAGAGACACGAGAAGACTTGCTCAATTCCGGATCAAAGAAAATTTGGGGTTCATTCGCACCAGCTGCTCTAGCTTATGATATGGATAAGGAAGTAACACAGCCGGAGGAACCTACATTGGCAGAGATGACGAAAAAAGGTATCCAGACATTATCTAAAGATAAAGATGGTTTCTTCCTCTTTGTAGAAGGAAGCAAGCCAGACTGGGCAGCGCATGCGAATGATCCAGTTGGTATGGTTAGTGATACGCTAGCATTTGATGATGCGGTAAAAGAGGCGCTTGACTTTGCGAAGAAAGATAAGCATACCATGGTTATAGCTGTTTCAGACCACGGCAATAGCGGAATATCGATTGGTAATGAAAACACAGATGGCACTTATTCCTCTACACCAGTATCTGCTTATGTGGATCCGCTGAAAGAAGCGAAGATGACAGTAGAAGGCGCTTTGTCTCAGCTGAACGAGGACGGCTCAAACAGATTGGAAGTAGCGGCGCTTTATGGAATTACCAACCCAACGAAAAAAGAAAAGAGAGCCATCAACAAAGCGGAAGATCTTGGCGGCACATTAGTAGATCTGCTTGCGCAGCGGGCGAACCTTGGCTTTACAACTGGCGGACATACGGGTGAAGATGTATTCCTTTATTCCTATGGACCTGGAAAGCCATCTGGTATGATTCAGAACACAGATATCGCGCATAGTGCAGCGGATGCAATGGGCTTTAAGCTAGATAAGTTGAGCCGTAATATGTTTATTGAAGCGGAAGATGCATTTGGTAATTGGGGTGAAGTAAGCGTAGATACTTCTAATGAAGCGAATCCAGTGCTTGTTGTAGACAGAGGACGCAAAAAAGCGCAATTCCCAGTGAATAAAAATATAGCTATTGTGAATGACCGAGAATACGAACTTGATAGTGTAACAGTTCAAAGCGGCGGCAAGTTTTATGTATCCAAGGAAGCTGTGAAGATAGTAAAGAGAGCAAAATAA
- the ahpF gene encoding alkyl hydroperoxide reductase subunit F, with the protein MVLDATIKAQLNQYMAMMENPIVLKVSTAADDVSKDMLALVEELASMSPKITIEKTELTRTPSFTVNRVGEDTGVAFAGIPLGHEFTSLVLALLQVSGRAPKVDDKLIKQIKNIKGEFHFESYISLTCHNCPDVVQALNVMSVLNPNITHTMIDGAAFKDEVESKNIMAVPTVYLNGENFGSGRMTMDEMLAKMGAGADVSEFDNKDPYDVLVVGGGPAGSSAAIYAARKGIRTGIVAERFGGQVLDTMSIENFITVKETEGPKLVASLEEHVKEYDIDVMNLQKATKIAKNDLFELELENGATLKSKSVIISTGARWRNVNVPGEQEFKNKGVAYCAHCDGPLFEGKDVAVIGGGNSGIEAAIDLAGIVNHVTVLEFNATLKADEVLQKRAYSLPNVTIITNAQTTEITGDENVNGISYLERDTGEEKHVALQGVFVQIGLVPNTEFLADVVERTPMGEIIVDKHGQSNIPGLFAAGDCTDSAYKQIIVSMGSGATASLGAFDYLIRN; encoded by the coding sequence ATGGTACTTGATGCAACAATCAAAGCACAATTAAACCAATATATGGCGATGATGGAGAACCCAATCGTTCTTAAAGTAAGCACAGCTGCAGACGACGTGTCCAAGGACATGCTCGCTCTAGTAGAAGAACTTGCTTCCATGTCACCTAAGATCACAATCGAAAAAACAGAACTGACTCGTACACCTAGCTTCACTGTAAACCGTGTCGGAGAAGATACTGGCGTTGCTTTCGCCGGTATTCCGCTTGGTCATGAGTTCACTTCCCTTGTTCTTGCTCTCTTGCAAGTAAGCGGTCGTGCTCCAAAAGTTGATGACAAACTAATCAAACAGATTAAGAACATCAAAGGGGAATTCCACTTTGAATCTTACATCAGCCTAACTTGTCATAACTGTCCAGACGTTGTACAAGCATTGAACGTGATGAGCGTGCTTAACCCGAACATCACGCATACAATGATTGACGGCGCAGCATTCAAAGATGAAGTAGAAAGCAAGAACATCATGGCAGTTCCAACCGTTTACTTGAACGGCGAAAACTTCGGCAGCGGCCGAATGACAATGGACGAGATGCTTGCCAAAATGGGTGCTGGCGCAGATGTGTCTGAATTCGACAACAAAGATCCATACGATGTGCTTGTTGTCGGCGGCGGTCCAGCTGGTTCCAGCGCAGCAATCTATGCTGCTCGTAAAGGAATCCGTACTGGTATCGTAGCTGAACGCTTTGGCGGTCAGGTATTGGATACAATGAGCATTGAGAACTTCATCACCGTTAAGGAAACAGAAGGTCCGAAGCTTGTTGCAAGCCTGGAAGAGCATGTGAAAGAATACGATATTGATGTGATGAACTTGCAGAAAGCAACGAAAATCGCGAAAAACGATTTGTTCGAGCTTGAACTAGAGAATGGCGCAACACTGAAAAGTAAGAGTGTCATCATCTCCACTGGCGCACGCTGGCGTAATGTTAACGTACCTGGTGAGCAAGAGTTCAAAAACAAAGGTGTCGCGTATTGCGCACACTGTGACGGTCCGCTATTCGAAGGAAAAGACGTTGCTGTTATCGGCGGCGGTAATTCCGGAATCGAAGCAGCGATTGACTTAGCAGGTATCGTAAATCACGTTACTGTTCTTGAGTTCAACGCAACACTAAAAGCAGATGAGGTACTGCAAAAGCGTGCCTACAGCCTGCCAAACGTAACAATTATTACAAATGCGCAAACAACAGAAATCACGGGTGACGAAAACGTGAACGGTATCTCATACCTCGAGCGCGACACAGGCGAAGAGAAACACGTTGCCTTGCAAGGCGTGTTCGTCCAAATCGGACTTGTACCAAATACAGAGTTCCTAGCGGACGTTGTAGAACGTACACCGATGGGAGAAATCATCGTTGACAAACACGGCCAATCAAACATCCCTGGCCTATTCGCAGCTGGTGACTGTACCGACTCAGCGTACAAACAGATCATCGTTTCCATGGGATCTGGTGCGACTGCATCACTTGGTGCATTTGATTATTTGATCCGTAATTAA